TATACTcccaaaaattttgaaagaatattaATATGCCttacattaaaaataaagaaataaataaaaatacttcgCTCGGGTGTGACCCAAGCCATGAATCTGGTGTGAGTCGTGTGACCCACGACTATCCATGGacttctcttttttaaaaataaaaaataaaaaattatcttttgcaagtaaggtatttttgtcattttgaatcACGTAAAACACTCGTGATCACTCCTCCGTTATGATTTAAATCTATCAATTATTGTgagattttattcattttcatcTACATTGATAATAGTCTTCTGGAACAATTTAAAATGTTTGACAAGGTGGAGATTCTATACAAGAGATAATGTCATTTGACACATCTTATTTAAATGAACTTTACAAGATATCTACctatattatttttagatttatttattattattattttttaaaaaaagtatatttctAAGTAATCTCACCAATATACacgaaaatgaataaaaaaaacacataaaaaataatgtgattGTGTCGTATCTTAGTTTATCCTTtgaataaaaagagagaaaaaagaaaaagaaaaaaagaagaagcatataTTAGTAATTCATGAATCAAAAGATATGACATCTCATATCAACAGTAGTGCTTCCTTTATTTCCACTCCTGTTTTAGGCTGTACTCGCACGTGATTGCACTGATTGCTCGTGCTGCGTGCATGCAGTGaactaaatataaatttaaataccCTTCAAAGAAAAAGTAACCGGCGAACCTGTTTGAAATTCAATTGGTAGCCGCTAAAAAGGAGCAAGAAGGCACTGCCAAAAAAGCTCCCTGCCTTACAAAATATGTCCAAATAATCTTAGGTTCAACTTTACTTGGTTCCACATGTTTGACTTTaagaaaatgctaaaaattacatttaggGTCTATAATTTTTAATACGATTTGTAAATCTTGacacaaatttaacaaaaaattagtaaattaaagttgaaaaatctgaccaatttaattaaattgatcaaaTTATGATTGGCTTATATAATCCTATACCTATGTCTTGGAACGACTCAAATTCAACACGCGATATTTCAGCCTTGTTTGGTACGCAGAATGagtattccattaaaaaaatgaataattataatTAGAAATGAAGAAGTGTAGaatggaaaataattatttatattccttaatttggtgacaacacatataccacaattgaaattgaattataattactaaaaaaaacacacatgctttcttaattttataaaactcaAATCTAAAAAAACCCCGATGATTTGTGGGGGTGGCCACACCACCCCGGCGATGGCCGGCTACCCCGTccctaacaaataaaagaatggctattccaaaagaaaagtcattccattccaaggTCCTCTCCTGCGAACCAAACAGGCCTTTAAGATTGATAAATTTTTACacaaactcaatacaaaattagtaaatTAAGGCTTAAGGgtctaacccatttaattaaatgaccAGGTTCGAATTGACATATATAGTCTGATTTTCATGCCTCAACACGACTCGAACCCGACACGCAAACacaaattgtcaaccctaataACACCTCCATCTCATTAAGGTGATGTGACAATGTTCATCAACTCTGagattatctcttttttttttctttcttttttaaacaatggctaatctaaaaattaagaaacattAACCTAACGAAATAAAAGCAGTGtatctaacattactctttgaCTTTATGGTATCATTTTTACCTTTTCGATTTCCCAATAAGTCCTTCGGTTCACTTCTTTGGGGGGTCTTCCAAATGGGACAAAAGCATTTTCTTTTAACTTAACAATGTCGTGTCACCTTAGAGGTTCTATTTTACCTGATTGGACATTTTGCCAATTTCTTCATTCCTTGCAGAAAAGGGATGGCCTGTCCATTATAAATTCTTCGAGCCATCATAGATGTGGGAGTTGACATATTTTATGAgattatgggacaaaaaaattattttcaattgattggaaaaaaaaaaagagacgaATAGCAAATTGTTTCTtaccacaattttattttattttggaccggaaGGAATACTTCCAACTCAATAATTGCATAGTAGAAGTTATGCTACTAATTCAGTGCTAAGCACCCAGTGCGCTCAAAACtgtctaaaataattaaataaaaacttctattgaaagaaaaaagaaaaagaaaaaagaaaaagagcctTTTTTTCGTAACACACTTCCAGATACTAATCCAAGGGAAAAAAATAGAGTGCGGCGGTACCATATTAACTCCTTAGATACTAGTGCACTTTACCTGTTTTCTACAAGAGAAGCAATACGATAACAAAGCCATACAAGAGAAGAGAAACAAGTTCATCCTAGAAACTCAAAAATCCATCAAGGCCGAAAGAAAAGATGACAAAATAGTAACATACCAAGAAACTGCCCGCCAAAAGCTGCTATCGACGGGTAAACTAGAAAGAGGGATGGGATGGGATGGTTTCAAACACTACTACTAATCAGCATTATCCCCCAGAGGAGCGGTATTAGTATTACCTGTCTCTTGCGGACTGGTATTACCTGTCTCTTGCCTGACTGTTTCAGCACCCCTCCTGTTGGTATCATCAACATCCAGTACATCATCCATCATGTCATCCTCACCGACATTGATATCTTccacatcatcctcatcatcttCACTGTTGTTTCCACCagggatctttcttttcttgggaCCATGCTCAAGCCTATGGGTATCCAATTCTTTGTCCATTGTTTCCTGTAAGTTCAACATATCATTACTTGCTTTCCTTGTTTTCCTTGCATTTTGCCATCTCTCCAAATCCTTTTCAACATTGGCAACATACTGCTCCTGAATCTGTTTCTGATATTCAGACAGTTCCTCCCTCCTGGCAGCCTTCCACTCTAGAAATGTCTGACGTACAAATTTGTAAGAGATGGACGGACAAGtgcaaaaaatatttcacatgaATTTATATATAACCAATATAAGTTTCACTTCAAACTGTGATTCTGCCTTCACCCCTTCCCTATGGCTGAGCAATGTTTTTGGTTGCAAAACCATAGGGATTGTTTGTGTATGAGGGCCAATTTAGAACTGGAAAATACCAAAAATCAAACCCATCCCCGCGAATAAAGTGAACACTAAATTCAatattttggataatttttGGTCAAAAAACAACTGATTAACATATTCAATAACCAATAatgggaagaagaaaaaaaaaaggttttcatttctttccaaTAACTTTTCCAGTAAATATGGAGGGCAATGGAAAAATGTTAAGAAAAGAAGGATTGGAAAGTGCCTATGGCAACAGATAAAGATTCCAACAATATTATCAAAAGGCATAGGACAGTGTGCTCTTATAGTTgcaaaggagagagagagagagggggggggggggggggggggctacaCAGAAGACAGAGAGCTATGAGGAGCGGCTTAAGAAACAAAACATCGAGGAACCCTAGTTGAGATAAATATAGCCATAGGTCATTTGGTATAACAGAACagtttaatattataatatgtaAACAATTAGATCAGTTTTGGGTATCCCAGGATCTCAACTAAAACAGGTCGCCAAATCTGATTGGGTTTTGATAATTTGTGTCCCCAAAACCCATACCACATCTTAATCAGGTTTCCTAAACCCAACCAACTAAAGGTGAAAATATTGGTGAAAATTTCAACTTAAACTGGtgcaaaatgaaaattattatctGCCTTTTTCAAACATTCAGCTTCTTCTGAAATATCAGGGCAATTGAATTGCCTTTAATTCAAAAGGTTGGCCCCATTTGTTGATATTCCTCAATTAAAGACCCCCCTATCACCAGAGAAGTGTTGCCAGGAACTCACCTGTTCTTTACGCTGCTGAAACAAGGTTTCATCTTCTTCTAAAGGTTTGTTGGGTAAATAATATATTGGAGGCTCTGCCTTGGTTCTGGAAAAAACACATCCCATAACCCATCAGTATTAATTGGGATATAAAGCATAAAATAATTCTGTCATTCTACCTAAATCATGCAATGAAGCAGGAAACATCCGCTAATCAAAATGCTTCAACACTACTATCCACATGAACAGAAACTTATCTTCGTCTCAATAAAATGTGAATATGGACACTTTTggaccaaaattaaaaataacctGCAGCAGAAAAAGAATACAGAAAGATTTCTTTAGTGCTAGGGCAATCAATTGTCAAGAAGGGTAGCATAAAAGGAAGATTTGTCCTTGGAAAGAATAATGGCATGGTATAttgttatctgaagaaaatgcACCTTATAAAATTGCAAAGTTTTTTATGGTGCTCACTCCACCGAAGATACAGCAATTCCAACTTCTTTTCTTCTGTCTTGGCAGCAACACGTGCCCTGAGAGTCTAATGAAAATAAAggcacaagaaaaaaaaattgagtaaggATCATTTAAGAAAAGGTCATTTCGAGGCTTCACCAACAAAGGTGCAACAACTAAGTTTTGATAAACAACAAACCAGGTCTCTTCTCCGCTTTTCTGCAATTTGCTCACGCTCTTGTTGCCTCAGCCTCTCACTTTCTTCACGTGCTCGTTGCTCAGCCTGAAAAATATTAGAGGCATTTACGTATCATAATAGTCTCATTGTTAAATTCAAGATGAGAACAGGCCAATTCTTCAAAGCACTTATGGGCAAAATACCCATATCTTAATTCCTCAGTCATCGTGTAATTATCATTATTCACTTTAAATGCTTGTCCTCAACAAAATTAATATTCCTCAGTCATAGTGCAATTATCATAATTCACCTTAAATCCTTGTTCTCAACAAAATTAATAAAGTGATAGGACTAATGAGTCCTTAAATACACTCACTCTTTGTAGAGAAGTAGACCTTCGCATGTAAGCCTCTGTTCCTGACAGTTGCGTATCTTCTTTCCTGAATTTCTGATCACAATTTCACAAAAATGGTGAGTATATGAGCACCAAAAAATCAGGAATACAACACGAGATTCAATGGACAATATAATCCAGAGATGTCTGCTCATGAAACAAGTTTCAGTAGAATCACATGTTATGATTCTTGACAATTCAgacaaaaattaattcaaagtcACTCCTCAAAGCATCACCAATCACCCCTTGTGTTGAATGTAAAAAATACCTCACttctaaaatttgaaaactatCTCAATGTGAAATCAAATCTATTGAGACCAACTAGGCAAAAACCAACACCACTAAgcaacttttgaaaaatatatgaaatattgtTATGCAAAGATCAATAGCAAGTATTCTtgtaaggcaaaaaaaaaaaaaaaaaaaaaaacataacatttCATGGTTGCTTCAAAAGTGCCCTTGCTGCAAATTTTTTGACGTCATCTTATTGCACCTAACTTTTTTCAACTAGCAGGTTTGGACCAGCTATAATGTAGTCTACAAGCTATTGTTTCTCAGTTACAAGATTTCTTTACTAGATACATGCAATTGTAATACACACATTCTTATATTAAATTTCAGGGGaaattacattttcccctcTGAAGTATCCACCTAGTTGCGTTTTGGCGTCCAATGTTCAAAAATCGACGATCGACCCCCCCAATCTCTCACTTAGGCAAAACATACCATCCATCCATGTTGTCAATCACTTTGGACAGAAATCAAGTCAAATACACGGCACGCAACTTTTTTTGaccaaaagtttcaaaaaatgcCCTCGGGGGGTAAAGTGTcataataaaagttttttttttttttttttaaaaacaaaaaataaaaaaaaaaatgattaaatacaACATAAAAAACAGGGATAAATACCTTTAACTCCTGTGGTTTAAAGTCTTTATCTTTTGTCCCATATGCTTCATTTCGTATAATAATAGTTTCTCGTTTATGActaaagacggaaatggtacttcCACATCACTAGTCTTAAAAAATCGACACATCCCttgcctaattaaaaattaaaaaactaaaaataataaaaacttttaaaaaaattggaaaaagaaaacagaaaaagaagggTAGCTGAGCCAccccaaagagcaaaatggggaccccatttggcttgggcgTGGCTACGACCACCCCCacaagaccaaaaagaaaaaaaaaaaaagaaaaaaaaaaaaattcattagcCACCCCCGGCCAAACGGGAGTGGTTTTATCGACCCTCATTTTGCTCTTTGAGGGTGGctccccaagggccatgggggtggttcgaccacccccatgcCGGTCATAGGGGTGGCTCAGAGCCacccctctcttttttttttttacttttttcaaaaagtctacccccattttggccaaaggagccactccttttttttttcaaaaaaaaaaaaaaaaattaactttttgttcaagttttaattatttttagttttttaatgttATACCACTCAAATTTTCATTGGATCAATATTTTGCCAGGTCCACAATTGGATTACATGAACATCATATGTTTGTCTTGCTTGTCaaatatcaatataatttgaaataacgCTATGGTGGATTCCATCAAAAAGAGGGTTGTTTAAGGTCAAATCTTTCTATAGCTCCCTAGCTTGTACTGAAGGGAGCCGCATTCCTTAGTAGAGTGTATGGAGGACTCAGGTTCCTTTGAGGACAGCCTATTTCCTGTGGTTGGCGGCTCTAGGTAAAATCTTTACCATGGATAATCTCTCAAAGCagcatgtcattgtgattgacaGATGTTGCAGGTGCGAAAGATCTGGAGATTGTAGTGGGTCTGCCATGAGGGACTTTTGTGACTTCATCTCTGACCAGGGTCTTATGGATTTTCCGCTCGTTGGAGGTTCTTATACGTGGTCAATTTCCTGTGATCCTCCTATTTGGTCCAAAATTGATCGTTTTCTTGTCTCTCCTGATTGGGAAGATAGGTTTCCTGAGGCGTCTCAGAAGAGGCTTCCCCGCCTTTTCTTTGACCACTTTCCTATTCTCCTCGATTGTGCTCACTCTTCTGCAAGAAGtaggccgttcaagtttgagaatatgtggctcaaGGTGGATGGTTTTGTGGGGTTGGTGAAACAATGGTAGGACTCATTCTCTTTTCATGGCTCTCCTAGCTTTGTGCTTGCATGTAAATTAAAGGCCCTCAAGGCTAATTTGAAGACGTGGAATGTAGAGgcctttggtaatgtggagagaaacaagagaaagctTCTTGAGGAGCTTCAGGCGATTGATACAGTGGAAGGCAGTAGGGCTTTGGTTGAGGGGGAAATTCAAAAGAAGCTGGAGGTTGTCAGTGAGTTAGAGAGATGCTCACTGTTGGAGGAGGTctgctggaggcaaaagtccaTGGTGACGTGGTtgaaagaaggagataaatgcacaaaattcttccattctATAGCCAACTCAAACAGAAGGTATAACTCTATTGATTCCTTATTGATCggagattccatttcttctaatccggcagagataggggagcatgtggttcagttctatcaagatctcttctctgagaagcatagttggaggcctcggttggatgatctttcctttgatgccattttagagtcagaagcaaggtggttggagagagactttgaggaggaggaagttagAAAGGTAGTGTTTGCTTTTAATGGCGATAAAGCGCCGGGTCCGGATGGCTTCtctatggcttttttccaagcttgttgggaggtggtgcgcttggacattatggaggttttttctgagtttcatgctagagaagtttttgagaagagtttgaacgcttcttttatttctctaattCCTAAGATTCCAGGAGCTTTGTCTCTCAAAGATTTCCGGCCCATAAGCCTTGTAGGAggtatctacaagattattgctaaagtcttggccaacagattgaagacggttatggacaaggttatctccaaatcccagagtgctttcatcaaagggaggcagattcttgatccaatccttattgcgaatgaatgccttgatagtcgtattatatcaagggagccgggagtcgtttgcaaaatggatttagaaaaagcttatgatcacgttaattgggattttctgttgtatatgttgaggagatgcggctttgggggaaaatggtgttcgtggatagctcaGTGCATTTCTTCTGCAAAGTTTTCGGTGCTTGTTAATGGCTCACCATACAGCTTTTTCAGCAGCTCTCGAGGCCTAAGGCAAGGAGACCCTTTgtctccccttttgtttgtatttgttatggaggcgctgAGTCGCATGATTACTGTGGCAGTGAGTGGGGGTGTGTTGGATGGTTTCAGAGTGGGCAATGCTTCTTGTTCCCACCTTTTGTTCGCTGATGAcactttgattttctgtgatgctagTTCCTCCAAGATTCGGTCTTTGCGAGTTCTTTTGCTCTTATTCGAGGCTGTATCGGGTCTTAAGGTTAACTTggccaaatccagcattattccagtggggaatgtcgATAATGTGGGAAGGTTAGCCGAcattttagagtgtgaagttgcttATTTGCCTGTGACGTATctgggtcttccattgggggctccttacaaatctactcgtatttgggatggagttattgagaaggttgaaaaacggttggctagttggaaaaggttatacctctctaagggagggagagtgacccttatcaagagtacgctctctaacttacctacgtactacatgtctttgttccctattccggtgagtgttgcttctcgcattgagaagttgcaatgcgattttctttggggtggcatgggtgaagtttttaaataccatttggtgagttgggagaaggtttgtactcaaatttcgaatggggggcttggcattaggaAGTTGGTTCAGTTTAATCGCGCAttgctaggtaaatggttatggcgattTGGTACGgatagagatgcttggtggagagtcgcaGTGGAATCC
The sequence above is drawn from the Alnus glutinosa chromosome 11, dhAlnGlut1.1, whole genome shotgun sequence genome and encodes:
- the LOC133882562 gene encoding uncharacterized protein LOC133882562 → MGSTAAAAEKTEEELRREIDELLRQQRQIAERLRDPRGLRRGGFSGAGPRNFAANGARQRGFVRPADKTDAEDQPPAKRRLSSAVVKLEDGEIAEDAETAKDLKRKDATREGTAGAGATNQSEREPSNLQQSGWLRRDGNQRAANTDSEGPAMEHIPRVLPKDEDPRLVSRNKRMLGQLLGTLEKFRKEDTQLSGTEAYMRRSTSLQRAEQRAREESERLRQQEREQIAEKRRRDLTLRARVAAKTEEKKLELLYLRWSEHHKKLCNFIRTKAEPPIYYLPNKPLEEDETLFQQRKEQTFLEWKAARREELSEYQKQIQEQYVANVEKDLERWQNARKTRKASNDMLNLQETMDKELDTHRLEHGPKKRKIPGGNNSEDDEDDVEDINVGEDDMMDDVLDVDDTNRRGAETVRQETGNTSPQETGNTNTAPLGDNAD